In a single window of the Dryobates pubescens isolate bDryPub1 chromosome Z, bDryPub1.pri, whole genome shotgun sequence genome:
- the RNF170 gene encoding E3 ubiquitin-protein ligase RNF170 isoform X1 has protein sequence MASHQADVQSLKLDNDSVIEGISDQVLVAVVLSFTFIAALVYTLLRNEHQNIHPENQELVRALRQQLQTEQDASAGDRHRFYTDMSCPVCLQQATFPIETNCGHLFCGSCIIAYWRYGSWLGAIRCPICRQTVTLFLPLFGEDQRDAAQVLQDVNDYNRRFSGQPRSIMERIMDLPTLLRHAFREMFSVGGLFWMFRIRIFLCLLGALLYLASPLDFLPEALFGILGFLDDFFVIFLLLIYISIMYREVVTQRLNR, from the exons ATGGCCAGTCACCAAGCAGATGTTCAGAGTTTGAAGCTAGATAATGATTCAGTTATAGAAGGAATAAGTGACCAGGTACTGGTGGCAGTTGTGCTCAGTTTCACTTTCATTGCTGCTCTGGTATATACCCTTTTAAG AAATGAACATCAGAACATACACCCAGAAAATCAAGAGCTAGTGCGAGCTCTTCGTCAGCAGCTTCAAACTGagcag GATGCTTCTGCTGGTGATAGACATCGCTTCTATACAGATATGTCCTGTCCAGTCTGTTTGCAACAGGCTACATTTCCTATAGAAACAAACTGTGGACATCTCTTCTGTG GTTCCTGCATTATTGCCTACTGGAGGTATGGCTCATGGCTTGGTGCCATCCGTTGTCCAATCTGCAGACAAACG GTAACATTGTTTTTACCACTTTTTGGTGAAGATCAGCGGGATGCAGCCCAAGTACTTCAAGATGTTAATGATTATAACCGGAGATTCTCAGGACAGCCCAGATCT ATTATGGAAAGAATTATGGATCTGCCCACTTTATTACGGCATGCTTTCAGGGAGATGTTTTCTGTTGGGGGCCTCTTCTGGATGTTTCGCATCAGAATATTCCTCTGCTTGCTTGGAGCCTTGCTCTACCTGGCGTCACCTCTGGATTTTCTTCCTGAAGCCCTGTTTGGAATTCTGGGGTTTTTGGATGATTTCTTTGTCATTTTTCTCCTGTTGATATACATCTCTATCATGTACCGAGAAGTGGTAACACAGCGGCTGAACAGATGA
- the RNF170 gene encoding E3 ubiquitin-protein ligase RNF170 isoform X2, producing the protein MSCPVCLQQATFPIETNCGHLFCGSCIIAYWRYGSWLGAIRCPICRQTVTLFLPLFGEDQRDAAQVLQDVNDYNRRFSGQPRSIMERIMDLPTLLRHAFREMFSVGGLFWMFRIRIFLCLLGALLYLASPLDFLPEALFGILGFLDDFFVIFLLLIYISIMYREVVTQRLNR; encoded by the exons ATGTCCTGTCCAGTCTGTTTGCAACAGGCTACATTTCCTATAGAAACAAACTGTGGACATCTCTTCTGTG GTTCCTGCATTATTGCCTACTGGAGGTATGGCTCATGGCTTGGTGCCATCCGTTGTCCAATCTGCAGACAAACG GTAACATTGTTTTTACCACTTTTTGGTGAAGATCAGCGGGATGCAGCCCAAGTACTTCAAGATGTTAATGATTATAACCGGAGATTCTCAGGACAGCCCAGATCT ATTATGGAAAGAATTATGGATCTGCCCACTTTATTACGGCATGCTTTCAGGGAGATGTTTTCTGTTGGGGGCCTCTTCTGGATGTTTCGCATCAGAATATTCCTCTGCTTGCTTGGAGCCTTGCTCTACCTGGCGTCACCTCTGGATTTTCTTCCTGAAGCCCTGTTTGGAATTCTGGGGTTTTTGGATGATTTCTTTGTCATTTTTCTCCTGTTGATATACATCTCTATCATGTACCGAGAAGTGGTAACACAGCGGCTGAACAGATGA